A stretch of the Bacteroidales bacterium genome encodes the following:
- a CDS encoding PorP/SprF family type IX secretion system membrane protein, with translation MIRFYIFTLVIVVSMGLPISAQDAQFSQYYASPLLIAPSFAGNSLGSRAFVSYRDQWAKLPGSFLTYSVGIDHNFYAINSGIGLVFLRDVMGSAKYGMTQIKGLYSYRFNINDDWRIRPGISFSYSQRSIKYSSTIFPDQISETGTSSSSVEQDTKPYYYFDAGSSVVLYNRRMWFGLTADHLLRPNASTTRRDESRIPIQWSQFGGINFGLRNNVGRTPEVISMNYMFKMSEGYYQLDIGANWYRAPLLLGVGWRGLPSKDHPSYDALIFTVGVAFNNIAIGYSYDFTVSNLGPATGGSHEITVSFSFNEGNKSNRRGSIPCPDVVKFKMFGDKESFR, from the coding sequence ATGATAAGATTTTATATATTTACTTTAGTGATAGTGGTTTCCATGGGTTTGCCGATATCTGCGCAGGATGCACAGTTCTCGCAATATTATGCCAGCCCGTTGCTTATCGCACCCTCTTTTGCCGGAAATTCATTGGGTTCAAGAGCCTTTGTCAGTTACCGGGACCAATGGGCAAAACTACCGGGTTCATTTTTGACCTATTCGGTAGGGATAGACCATAATTTCTATGCCATCAACAGTGGCATCGGATTGGTCTTTCTGAGGGATGTTATGGGCTCCGCCAAATATGGAATGACCCAAATCAAGGGTTTGTATTCCTACCGTTTTAATATCAATGATGATTGGCGGATCCGCCCGGGGATATCATTTTCTTATTCTCAACGCAGTATTAAGTATTCAAGTACAATTTTTCCCGATCAGATATCCGAGACAGGTACGAGTTCTTCCAGTGTGGAACAGGATACCAAACCTTATTATTACTTTGATGCCGGATCATCTGTGGTGCTTTATAACCGGAGAATGTGGTTCGGTCTTACTGCCGACCATTTATTGCGTCCCAATGCGTCGACCACCCGCCGGGATGAGTCTCGTATTCCTATCCAATGGTCCCAATTCGGAGGTATCAATTTCGGGTTAAGGAACAATGTCGGTAGAACACCTGAAGTGATTTCTATGAATTATATGTTCAAGATGTCCGAGGGTTACTACCAGCTCGATATTGGCGCCAACTGGTATCGTGCGCCGTTATTGCTGGGTGTCGGATGGAGGGGATTACCCAGTAAGGACCATCCGTCTTATGATGCCCTCATCTTCACTGTCGGTGTCGCCTTTAATAATATTGCCATTGGATATAGTTATGATTTTACCGTATCTAATTTAGGACCGGCTACAGGTGGTTCCCATGAAATAACCGTTTCATTCTCCTTTAATGAAGGAAACAAGTCAAACAGAAGGGGTTCCATACCATGTCCCGATGTTGTTAAGTTTAAAATGTTCGGTGATAAGGAAAGCTTTAGATAA